AATTACCTATCCCGTAATACAGCTATTGCACGTAGGACAAGCTCTCTATCTGCTCCAAAACGATACTGCAAATACCAAAAAAGGCATTAAATATTTCATTAGGATGTCGGTTATCGTGGTAGTGACCGTATTGGTTGTATTACAGGTAGGTTATTTTCTATTAGACCGAACAAGCGTTGAACTTATTTTAGCCCCGATAATTTTCATCATCGTATATTCTGCAATACTTTTCATGTCAATCAGATATTCAGCCATTTTTGAGTCCTCATCAACTACAAAAACGCTAAGTACACTTAGCCAACGAGAGAACGAAGTAATTCAAAAACTCATAGCGGGCAAAACTGATAAAGAAATAGCGGACGAACTTCATCTGTCAGCCAGTACCATCGCTACTTATTGCCGCAGAATTTACACGAAACTGGAAGTAAAAAACCGCACGGAAGCCACTAAAAAGTATTTTGAGCTTTAAGTGAGCTACGTAACTAGCGCTCAGATTTATTACCACTTTAGAACACTCGTGTAGATACTTATATCTACGGTATAGGTAATTCTTTAGCTCGGTCTACTTCCCCAATTTCATATAAAAGCTTTACTGTTTCAGCATACATTTGTTGATATTGGAAACTAGCTGCGTTGTTAGATGTATAGGTTAAAAGATTCGTTAGTTGCTTGCCCTTTTGTCTCGAATCTTGCTTAAAGTGGATTTCTGTATGCGCGTAGCGCAATGAGAAGCCTAACCATAACTTGGTTTCTGACCCAAATATTTCTTCCTCTGATTCTTTGATACGTTGGCTTTGTGCTTCCAAAATCTCGAAAGCTCGATCAAAATTTTTCATGCCTGCGTACGCGTGTGCTTTCTTGATTTCTGCCTCAATATGCTTCTCCGGATAATTTCCCGAGTTTGGGTTAAGTTCCGCCTGGTACGTATTAATTGACTCCAGCGCATTCTGGTATTGGCCTGCGCTTACTTGTAAGTAAATTAGGCTTTCGTATGCTTCAAGCTTTCCGTAGGCCATACTGTTCCGCTCAATGTACCCTAGTATCTGTTGGGTATATCGTATAGCTTCTTCGTACTGACCATTGGCTTTAAGTGCCAGTAACAATAAACCCAGCCCAGAGGCGTCAAGTGCTTCTGCTGAGCTAATCTCGTTTTCTTCTAGGTGATCGTTGACTAGGGCTTCTAAAACCGCTACCCGCGCTGAATGTACCGGAGGCTGCACCGTAGCAACCCGACCTATCAATTGTAATCCCAGCATCGGATTATAGTCAAGCTGCTCGCGCTTTACTAAATCAATAAGATGTTCTTTACTAGATGCTACCACATCGTTGGTAACCAGCGAAGTGTCCAATCTTATTATTCGGGAGGTAACCAAAGCTTTCTTCACTTTCGCCTCAGATGCTTGGGCACGGTATTTTTCGTCAAATTGTAAAAGCATATTATTAATTTCTGCTTTCATATCGTTAGAAAGTGGCCGGGGTAGTTGAGCTAGCCTTTTCAAATTCATTGTAAGCTCTTCCTCAGGTGAAAGGTTTTTCATTCTTTCTTGCTCTAGCAATTCCTCAATCTCCGACCATTCCAAATTGAATGAGACGTCCTCGTTACTTATTTCTAGGGGCTTTGCAACGAGCTGTTCGTTATCAAGAGTAGCATACATCCATTCTTTCTGATCACGCGCATAATAAATCTTATCGAAATCAGAAGCTATCTGATCTTTTCGAGCCACCGAGGTTTTCGAGATTTCCAGTTTTTGAAATTTATTGAGTCCAAAACTGTAGGCTAGGGGCACATTATCGTAAATGAATAATACCTGATCTCTGGTGGGGTGGCTCTTCATACTAGAATACCCTCGCTTCCCCAGCATAAACGGGGCTTTTTTTATCTCACCCGTATTTTTATTCATTTGAAACAACTCATACGAGCCCCTCGAGATAGCTAGAAAGTAAACGTAATCCGTTGTTTCTACAGGCATTAGAATAGACCCACCGTAGTCATTAATCTTAGAAAGATCTATTTCGGAGAATGACGCTTTTGCGAAGTTATAGCTTCTTATTTTTAGCCTACTGTATACCGGATAATGCAACTGCTCACTGTCGGGCGAGAAGGTTATATTAGTGACATTGAATCTCTCAGCCATTTCCAGCAGTTTGCTTCTGAAATCACTATCATCGAAGTATTCCTCCTGAAATTGTAAATCAATGAAAGTACCGTCTACCACTACTTCTACGCCATACTGAGAAATGCCTACTAACTTTCCGTCAGCATAGCAAAGCACGTCATCAATCCCTTCGATAGTTGGCAGTTGCTCAGTTTTACCCGTACTACTGAGCCGCAATAAACTTACGCTTGAAGATGAAACTTCACTAAATGCTTCAGCTTCTTCCATGACTTCGGATACTTCCTCAACTGCTTCTGCGTTTTCCATCATCTCCGCTTCTCCGCCATTGCCTTTCTTCAGTATGAAAACCGGATATTGATTCTGATATCCAACAAACCGTAATTCGGTTACTTCCTTCTGACACCACGCATCAGTAGTATTGAATAAAAATATAACCAGAAATATCGAGCAGAGCATCTTATAGAAATGATTGTTCATTCTTCTAAAGTTTTTGGGGAAATGTCAACATGCCCTAGTATTTCTAAAATGTGCAGTTCGTAAAATTTGGTAGATTATTTGCTGTCAGCCCAGAATCAAATCCAAATCGGGAACAGCTTTCAACAGCATTAATATCCCAACCGCTGAGGTCTTGATTAAAAGCGGTCGCTTCGTTAAACATCTCTGTCATATCTTTAACG
This region of Tunicatimonas pelagia genomic DNA includes:
- a CDS encoding response regulator transcription factor is translated as MSWVNLFTYLVFLYIVAIGIRFYLSDSFGVNELLLTFKRDNILSITYPVIQLLHVGQALYLLQNDTANTKKGIKYFIRMSVIVVVTVLVVLQVGYFLLDRTSVELILAPIIFIIVYSAILFMSIRYSAIFESSSTTKTLSTLSQRENEVIQKLIAGKTDKEIADELHLSASTIATYCRRIYTKLEVKNRTEATKKYFEL